In Aedes albopictus strain Foshan chromosome 3, AalbF5, whole genome shotgun sequence, the following are encoded in one genomic region:
- the LOC115258992 gene encoding uncharacterized protein LOC115258992 produces MLRAILVSAIVLNVSVFLVSGAPTNQVANFALPIVKNNYHHAFDLGHRFNVNQDNRQNTLRQNWQNNPEIEIIKTILYASVHLDTTVTTLLPQSAGASFGAAPSGGFSAGDVEGEMPPTSMIDPKLLCSLCGK; encoded by the exons ATGTTACGTGCAATTCTGGTTAGCGCAATCGTGCTGAATGTAAGTGTATTCTTGGTGTCCGGAGCTCCAACAAACCAAGTAGCAAACTTTGCACTGCCCATAGTGAAAAATAACTATCACCATGCATTTGATTTGGG TCATAGGTTCAATGTCAATCAAGACAACAGGCAAAATACTTTGCGGCAAAATTGGCAGAATAACCCAGAAATAGAGATAATCAAAACAATACTCTACGCATCCGTGCACCTTG ATACGACTGTCACCACCCTACTGCCACAGTCAGCTGGTGCTAGTTTTGGAGCAGCTCCTTCTGGCGGTTTTTCTGCCGGTGATGTGGAAGGTGAAATGCCACCAACATCAATGATTGATCCCAAACTATTGTGTTCGTTGTGCGGAAAATAA